A single window of Anomaloglossus baeobatrachus isolate aAnoBae1 chromosome 9, aAnoBae1.hap1, whole genome shotgun sequence DNA harbors:
- the LOC142251854 gene encoding uncharacterized protein LOC142251854, with protein SDAGQPEGARTPPEKAPTLEPWMRQTVALKLKAVDGRLPDMSSDVFCKKMILDQGFSRAETLSVQTFMTGIFLVTFATVNACRRYWEAMNAAMPDSPFHSFLGSCPIQRDEKRITVSMRNPHTPGRDISTFLGRFCTVVREPSHILNGSGFWTGKWSVTVRLHRELASEDGLQHLPPTFSLGNSFGLIYYPDMPHNCRKCGGKGHSMKTCQEDACRVCRVTGHSSKDCPKKMTCNLCGLAAHLYKDCPQREKSWARVAAATQARVVAASSTKAATTKATEAKAAKNPVTAAPAKAPAATESRKKGTSQRKRQLEDSPVAEHSKLFIVDLNPTQEEEDDLLPEPDVLEQMEHQRQVQTSDDFCFP; from the exons tccgacgccggccagccggagggagcccggacgccgcctgaaaaggctccaaccctggagccttggatgcggcagacggtcgccctgaagctaaaggcggtggatggtaggttgccggacatgtccagcgacgtgttctgcaagaagatgattctggatcagggcttctccagggcggaaaccctgagtgtccagaccttcatgactggcatctttctggtaacctttgccacggtgaatgcctgcaggagatactgggaggcgatgaacgcggcgatgccggactccccttttcattcttttttaggatcctgtcctatacagagggatgagaagaggatcacggtctccatgcggaacccgcacaccccaggaagagacatatccacgttcctgggacgcttctgcacagtggtgagggaaccatcccacatccttaacggcagcggattctggacgggtaagtggtcagtaaccgttcggctCCACAGGGAACTAGCATCCGAGGACGGCcttcagcacctgcccccgacattctctctgggaaactcctttggtctcatctactacccggacatgccacacaactgcaggaaatgtggtgggaaagggcattcgatgaagacctgccaggaggacgcctgcagggtttgccgggtgacgggacacagctccaaggattgTCCGAAGAAGATGACCTGCAACTTATGTGGACTGGCggcccacctttacaaggactgcccacaacgagagaaatcctgggcaagggtggcTGCGGCGACCCAGGCTCGGGTAGTCGCAGCCTCGTCGactaaggcagctacgaccaaagccacagaggccaaggcggccaagaacccggtgaCCGCGGCTCCAGCCAAAGCCCCAGCGGCCACGGAGTCCaggaagaagg gtacaagcCAAAGGAAGAGGCagttggaagatagtcctgtcgcagaacattCCAAGTTGTTCATTGTGGATCTCAATCCAACCCAGGAAGAGGAGGACGACCTCCTCCCGGAACCAgatgtgttggagcagatg gagcatcagagacaagttcagaCGTCGGACGATTTTTgctttccttaa